Proteins encoded together in one Astyanax mexicanus isolate ESR-SI-001 chromosome 10, AstMex3_surface, whole genome shotgun sequence window:
- the slc25a5 gene encoding ADP/ATP translocase 2, translating to MSETAISFAKDFLAGGIAAAISKTAVAPIERVKLLLQVQHASKQITADKHYKGIMDCVVRIPKEQGFLSFWRGNLANVIRYFPTQALNFAFKDKYKKVFLDGVDKRTQFWRYFAGNLASGGAAGATSLCFVYPLDFARTRLAADVGKAGAEREFTGLGNCLAKIFKSDGLKGLYQGFNVSVQGIIIYRAAYFGIYDTAKGMLPDPKNTHIVVSWMIAQSVTAVAGLASYPFDTVRRRMMMQSGRKGADIMYSGTIDCWKKIARDEGGKAFFKGAWSNVLRGMGGAFVLVLYDELKKVI from the exons ATGAGCGAGACCGCCATTTCTTTCGCCAAGGACTTCTTGGCCGGTGGTATTGCCGCTGCCATCTCTAAAACAGCTGTAGCCCCTATTGAGAGAGTGAAGCTGCTTCTTCAG GTGCAACATGCCAGCAAACAGATCACAGCTGACAAACATTACAAGGGCATCATGGACTGTGTTGTCCGTATTCCCAAGGAGCAGGGTTTCCTGTCCTTCTGGAGAGGAAACTTGGCCAATGTCATCAGATACTTTCCCACTCAGGCCCTCAACTTCGCCTTCAAGGACAAGTACAAGAAGGTCTTCCTTGATGGTGTAGACAAGCGCACCCAGTTCTGGAGGTACTTTGCTGGTAACCTGGCCTCTGGTGGTGCTGCTGGTGCCACCTCCCTCTGCTTCGTCTATCCTCTTGACTTCGCCAGAACCCGTCTGGCTGCAGATGTTGGCAAAGCAGGAGCTGAGCGAGAGTTCACCGGGCTGGGTAACTGCTTGGCAAAGATTTTCAAGTCTGATGGCCTGAAGGGTCTGTACCAGGGCTTCAATGTGTCTGTGCAGGGTATCATCATCTACAGAGCTGCCTACTTTGGCATCTACGACACAGCTAAGG gtatgctgccAGATCCCAAGAACACTCACATCGTTGTCAGCTGGATGATTGCTCAGTCTGTGACAGCCGTTGCCGGTCTTGCCTCTTATCCCTTCGACACAGTGCGTCGTCGTATGATGATGCAGTCTGGACGTAAAGGAG CTGACATCATGTACAGTGGCACAATTGACTGCTGGAAGAAGATTGCTCGTGATGAGGGTGGCAAAGCTTTCTTCAAGGGTGCCTGGTCCAACGTTCTCAGAGGCATGGGTGGTGCCTTTGTGCTCGTCTTGTACGATGAGTTGAAGAAAgtcatctaa
- the slc25a43 gene encoding solute carrier family 25 member 43, with translation MATVKRDNRLTSSQSFLCVGFAGVFSKTVTSPLEVVKILSQVGTFHCKRGFINSFLLLYHSEGLRGFWKGNAVSCMRLFPYSAVHLATYKKIVHLHMDELGRISQWRAILAGGLAGISAALVTYPLEVVETRLIAQNCRESTYRGVLHALSRIYENEGFLALYRGFSLTILGAVPFSIGCYVVYINLDKLWQEHHFRFSSLQNFINGCLAAGVSQGLSFPFEMIKRKMQAQSPTLPHCGGVDVHFTGMINCFKEVIKTKGVLSLWNGFTANTVKIVPYYGLLFSCFEMCKQVCLYQNGYIVSPLSYKLQPGVDQSLGPQELQEFKRYLRNRKSQTQSSSIGNRW, from the exons ATGGCGACAGTTAAACGGGACAACAGACTGACGAGTTCTCAAAGTTTCCTGTGTGTGGGATTTGCCGGTGTTTTCAGCAAAACCGTGACATCCCCGCTGGAGGTGGTGAAGATTCTGAGTCAGGTCGGGACTTTTCACTGTAAACGTGGTTTTATTAACAGCTTTCTGCTGCTGTATCACAGCGAGGGGCTGCGAGGCTTCTGGAAGGGGAATGCGGTGTCCTGTATGCGTCTGTTTCCTTACAGCGCTGTGCATCTGGCAACTTATAAAAA GATAGTCCACCTCCACATGGATGAGCTTGGTCGTATCTCACAGTGGAGGGCGATACTGGCTGGGGGCCTGGCCGGTATATCTGCTGCTCTGGTTACGTATCCACTGGAAGTTGTTGAAACCAGACTGATCGCTCAAAACTGCAGGGAATCCACATACAGAGGGGTGCTGCACGCTCTGTCCCGCATCTATGAGAACGAGGGATTCCTCGCGCTCTATCGGGGCTTTTCCCTCACTATTTTAG GTGCAGTGCCGTTCTCCATTGGCTGCTATGTAGTCTATATTAACCTGGATAAACTGTGGCAGGAGCATCACTTCCGCTTCAGCTCTCTACAGAACTTTATTAATGGCTGTCTCGCAGCAGGAGTCTCTCAAGGCCTCTCTTTCCCGTTTGAGATGATAAAAAGGAAAATGCAG GCCCAGAGTCCTACCCTGCCCCACTGTGGAGGAGTTGATGTCCACTTTACAGGCATGATCAACTGCTTTAAAGAGGTAATCAAAACCAAGGGTGTGTTGTCCCTCTGGAATGGCTTTACAGCAAACACAGTCAAG ATTGTCCCGTATTACGGCCTGCTCTTCAGCTGCTTCGAGATGTGCAAACAAGTCTGTCTTTACCAAAACGGCTATATAGTCTCTCCACTGAGCTACAAACTCCAACCAGGAGTGGACCAAAGCCTGGGCCCACAGGAACTGCAGGAGTTTAAACGTTACCTGAGGAATAGAAAGTCACAGACACAGAGTTCTTCAATTGGAAATCGCTGGTGA